A window from Schistosoma haematobium chromosome 1, whole genome shotgun sequence encodes these proteins:
- the TTC1_1 gene encoding cytochrome c oxidase subunit 1 (EggNog:ENOG410V8AS~COG:J): MSSCSDEFVDAQDFSPGSPPESSSDFKEAVSFDRFSENNGVQEKSLEDRRLEEESLTVQEIEERRDIAVATKDKGNALFKSDSFNEALMKYTEALDLCPLKCAVERSVIYANRAACHIKLVSRLHFYEGSHFALALSKLIVVYLS, translated from the exons ATGTCTTCATGTTCGGATGAGTTTGTTGATGCCCAGGACTTCTCTCCAGGTTCACCGCCAGAATCCTCTTCGGATTTTAAAGAGGCTGTAAGCTTTGACAGGTTTTCGGAAAATAATGGAGTCCAAGAAAAATCACTTGAAGATAGAAGACTAGAAGAGGAATCACTAACCGTTCAGGAAATTGAG GAACGAAGGGATATTGCAGTTGCCACAAAAGACAAGGGAAATGCTCTTTTTAAGTCTGACTCTTTTAATGAGGCTTTAATGAAATACACGGAAGCTCTTGACCTTTGCCCGTTGAAGTGTGCCGTTGAACGCTCTGTGATTTATGCCAATAGAGCTGCATGTCATATAAAATTGGTTAGTCGTCTACATTTCTATGAGGGCTCTCATTTCGCtcttgcattatcgaaattgaTCGTTGTATATTTATCCTAA
- the TTC1_1 gene encoding Cytochrome c oxidase subunit 1, variant 2 (EggNog:ENOG410V8AS~COG:J), producing the protein MSSCSDEFVDAQDFSPGSPPESSSDFKEAVSFDRFSENNGVQEKSLEDRRLEEESLTVQEIEERRDIAVATKDKGNALFKSDSFNEALMKYTEALDLCPLKCAVERSVIYANRAACHIKLDSPEAAILDCNESLNLQPDYAKCLERRATLLESKDRLSDALEDYKKILQLDPSNQKARHACATLPERIHIQNEKMKEEMFGQLKQLGNLILKPFGLSTDNFKVQKNPESEGYSINFVQNTAPSP; encoded by the exons ATGTCTTCATGTTCGGATGAGTTTGTTGATGCCCAGGACTTCTCTCCAGGTTCACCGCCAGAATCCTCTTCGGATTTTAAAGAGGCTGTAAGCTTTGACAGGTTTTCGGAAAATAATGGAGTCCAAGAAAAATCACTTGAAGATAGAAGACTAGAAGAGGAATCACTAACCGTTCAGGAAATTGAG GAACGAAGGGATATTGCAGTTGCCACAAAAGACAAGGGAAATGCTCTTTTTAAGTCTGACTCTTTTAATGAGGCTTTAATGAAATACACGGAAGCTCTTGACCTTTGCCCGTTGAAGTGTGCCGTTGAACGCTCTGTGATTTATGCCAATAGAGCTGCATGTCATATAAAATTG GATTCTCCCGAAGCAGCGATCTTGGACTGTAATGAATCTTTGAACTTACAACCAGATTACGCCAAATGTTTGGAGCGACGTGCCACTTTGTTGGAAAGCAAGGACAGACTGTCAGATGCACTTGAagattataaaaaaattttacaGTTAGACCCGAGTAATCAAAAAGCTCGTCATGCATGTGCT ACCCTTCCGGAGCGTATCCATATTCAAAATGAAAAAATGAAGGAGGAAATGTTTGGTCAATTAAAGCAGTTAGGTAATCTGATTTTAAAACCTTTTGGTCTATCAACTGACAATTTCAAAGTACAAAAGAATCCTGAATCAGAAGGCTATTCCATAAATTTTGTTCAAAATACTGCACCCTCACCTTAG
- a CDS encoding hypothetical protein (EggNog:ENOG410IPY2~COG:S) has translation MEITFSSTEFSGIDLLPGGPLIDLEYADDIVLFGEDADKMQSLLVALSNNARMFGMRFSPSKCKLLLQDWSALTPELRIGSEVNECVDNFTYLGSLISPNGLVSDEISARIRKARLAFANLRHLWRRRDIRLSIKGRVYCAAVRSVLIYGSETWPLRVENTRKLLVFDHRCLRNSAGVCWDHRVSNSEVRRKVLENGGKSVDEVVNLHRLRWLGHVLRMPEYRLPRRAMLTGVGNGWKKVRGGQTKTCLKSLTSSLSHVGRCRLLGWGPRDYRNQWLETLGDMAQNRSQWRRCIHSLSSLKIRD, from the coding sequence atggaaataactttctcgtcgactgagttctcgggtattgatctcctaccaggaggtccacttatcgacttagaatacgcagatgacatagtcctgtttggtgaagacgctgacaaaatgcagagtcttctggtagcactgagcaacaatgccagaatgtttggaatgcgcttctctccctctaaatgcaagttgttgcttcaggactggtctgcgttaacacctgaactaaggatagggagtgaagtaaacgaatgcgttgacaacttcacttatcttggaagtctgatcagccctaacgggttggtatcggacgaaatctcagcacggattcgaaaagctcgattggcttttgccaacttacgtcacctatggcgaaggcgagatatccgtctatcaataaaaggacgagtatactgcgcggcagtccgttctgttttaatttacggtagcgaaacatggccattaagagtagaaaacactcgtaagctactagtatttgaccacagatgccttagaaatagtGCTggtgtctgctgggatcaccgggtaagtaatagtgaggttagacgcaaggtattagagaatggtggtaaatcagttgatgaggttgtgaatcttcatcgactgagatggttgggccacgtgttacgtatgcctgaataccgattaccacgacgtgcaatgctaaccggtgttgggaatggttggaagaaggttaggggtggccaaaccaaaacgtgcttgaagtcactaacttctagtctgagccatgttggtagatgcagactacttggttggggtccgcgtgactatcgtaaccaatggttggagactcttggtgacatggctcagaatcgatcacaatggcgtcggtgtatacactccctgtcttcccttaaaataagagattaa